GCGGTGATGTCTCGAGAGTTGCAACTAGTGGCTACCACTACGGAACGAGAGGTGGCAAGAGGTGAATCACAGCCATGGCCGAACACCAATCTACCTCTTTCACGATGTCTCCCCCAAACTGGACAGACTTTCGCAACTACCTCAATGTGACTGTTCCAGAACATGTAGACATTGCACGCGATGTATACCGACACGCCATACCCGTCATGCTCGGCGCCTGTCTCACGACCATGCTTTTCAACCTGCTCATTTTGGAATCTGTGCACTGGGTACGACGATCTCTCTCCCCTACGCTGTGCTTCAGCCTCAGTTTGTCTGTGGCGAACGCGTACGCGTCTCTGGTCGTGGGCGTCGGACTAATCGTAAACAGCCTCCTCCCGACTGTTTACGACGTGGAACCAGGCCTGTGCATCTCCTTAACCCTAGAAGCCTTCCGACTGACCGGGCTCATTGCGTCTGTGTTACACTTGCTCGCGCTAGCTATCAACCATTACATCGGCATACTCCGACCGTTACACTACGCTGCAACCGTCACCAAGCGGACAGTGGGACTAGCGATCGCTTCCATGTGGCTACTCCCACTTGCGTTCTTCTTCATCTACTTCTGCAGCGTACCAGGTCAGGGATTTCAGTCACGAGACTGCCTCTACGACTTCATCCTTTGCAGCCCGTTCCGTATTACGCTCTCCGGATTGTTCTTTTTCCCGTTGGTGATGATGACTTTGATCTATGGCCACATCTTCATTGTTGTCCGTCGACATCAGCGCGGCGCTGGCATCGCAGTGTCCCTCCCGGGTCAGCTTCGTCGCAGCATCAAGGCAATGGTCACGACGCTGCTGATTCTAGGAACGTACCTGCTAGGATGGGTGCCAGCGGTTATCTTTTATGTCCTCACGTGTTTAGACTGTGCACTACCTATTATATCGTTGCCTCTGGATGTGCGCCTGACGTTCGGTATCCTCACCAACTCTTTGGTGCTTCTCAAGTCCCTGGCGGACCCTGTAATCTATGTTGTGCGAATGCCGGAGATCCAGAGCGCTTTTCGTCTTATGTGGTTGTCTCGATGTGGACTGCTGCAGCTGCCCCGTGCGGGAAGCGAAATGACGAGAATGCAGACCCGCATGACGGATACGAAACGCAGCTTCAACGGAATAGGAAGCACGAAATCGCGTAGCAAGAGATAAGCGTCTACTCAAGGAGCGACACTTATGCGTGGAGAAAAGAAAGCAAGGGTATTCGCGACTCACCTTCTTTGGGGTCTATCTGGGACAGTAAATGCACATAATTTGCAAATGCCAATTTAGGGGCCATTTTGGTGCGTTACGGTCACATCTGTCCCGGGATTGCGAAACTACATATCCTATAAAGGGCTGCGCAGACAGGTGTAATGACCGAAACGGAAAGCTAGCGGTGACGTCACATTGAAGCCTGACTTTCCGCGGCGTACACCTCCTGATCCCTTCCTCCGTATCTTCGAGGAAAATTCGGGCTAACGAGTTTTCGACAAACACTGTCAATCGAAAGCACTATGTACACTGGTACGTCGACTTGCCATGGACCTGTGCATAGCTGGTTCTAGCTCACTATGCCGCCGGCTGAATGGTGGCAGATGAAGAATAGACACCAGTAGTGGGATTCGAATCCACACCCTCTGATTGCGGGCCAGAGATGCTACCAATTACACCGCGCTAGCTACCCTCTCTTGAACGTACCAGGCCACGCTATGTTTAGTTGGCTCATCCACCGCAACGATATAACGGCAGTGCTGACCCCCACACGCCCATCTTATCATGCGATGTCATGTCTGGACATGTGAGAAACTTGAACTCAGTTCTGTGCTCCCCATTTGAGGACCAGAAAGGATTCCTTTATGACTCTATGGCCCCGTGTCTTCGCCTAGTGAAACCACGAATCAAAAACGTAGTACTTATTTCTCCAATAAACCGTGAAAATTGCTTCAATTTGTTGTGCGTTCCGCTTtcccaggtggtggtggtggtggtggtgattgagCTGCTCGCCGTAGTCGGTCACGCTCAGTTGCAAGGGGGATCATgccccctgggccgacttcacagggaagtgTGTCAATTTCTCATACTAGAACGAAGCCGCCAGTTGCGCAGGTGTCCGCTGCACGTGGATGAGGGGGCATGAGTCCTGTTCTCTGGCTTTCAAAAACACTATTGTCATTGGACGTAACACAATTATCTGACGAGTTGTTTTTGCCACCATGTGGTTGGGTAGTGCTCATATACTGTGCTTCACTTTTATTCGTTCGGAGTTTGGAGTTTggagttttctggcgcaaggatataCTTTTATTCGTTCGTGCCGCtgatgccgccacagtgcccTCGGCGTCTCGTTTGCCATAGTTGCGGAGTTAAGAAAGAAGTTCTACGctctatctatttatttatttattcacataccccaaaggcccTAACAGGGCTTTACATGGGGGGTGGCACATAGAGGCTGGTAGGTACAATACAACGTTAATCGTGAGTACACGGCTAAACAGCCACGGCGAAATTATTAGATACAGCGGTGCGAAATTGATGAGGGTTAGTAAGTTCGACTATACGTGGTGAGGGAGGCTATTCCACGAAATGGCCGTTTGCAGAAAAAATGAGTCCGTGAAATAAGACGCGCGGCACTGCTGTCGTTCTACTTTGGGAGGATGGTCAATGTGTGGAAAAACTGTTCGCGCTGGTGTTATGTAATGTCTACAAAGAGAAGGATTGTGATAGAACCTGTGGAATAAGCATAGTCTCGCAATGAGCCTACGATGTTGCAGAGATGGAATACCTAATGATGATTTCGTGCTTGTGACACTCGATGAATATGAGTAATGAGAAACAATGAACGGGAGCACAGCGTTCTGGATGGACTCGATACAGTGTGCAAGGTGTTGTTGCGGGGGATCCCATATTGCtgaggcatattccagtttcGGACGAACAAAAGTAGTGTATGCGATGTCGCGAATTTCAGGGGATGCAAGCTTCAAATTACGGCGAAGAAAACCAACGGTACGAGAAGCACTGCTGATAACAGAGGAAACGTGAGCATTCCATGTGAGGTCAGAAGAAATAATGactccaagatatttgtaccgATTATTAACGGGAATCGCGGAGCCGCATATGGTGTAGGAATGGTTGATAGTTGCCGAGAAAAAGAGACGTAGCAGCATTTAGATATGTTGAACGAAAGAAGCCACTTCTCACACCAAGTTTCCAGAGCCTGTAGGTCACGTTGCAGAAGATGTTTATCTTGTGATGAACGGATTGATCTGTAGATAACACAATCGTCAGCGAATAGGCGTATACTCGATGAGACACAATCAGGGAGGTCGTTGATGTAGACAGAGAAGAGGAGGGGGGACACCAGATGATACGTGGACGAGGAATGGTTGTTCACGAAAGTGGACTGGAGGCGGTCAGTTAAGAATCCAGGAGAGAACATGTGCATCAAGGACTAGTTGTGAGAGTTTTACCATTAATCTAGCGTGCGGTACAGAATCAAGGGCTTTAGCAAAGtccaggaacacggcatctgtTTGAGTGGAACTATCCATATTTGACTGGAGGTCGTGGATAAAACCAGCTAGTTGTGTTTCACACGAGAGATTTTTACGGAAGCCATGCTGGCAGGGGGAAAAGTAAGCATTTCACTCTAGGAAGTTCTATGTGTTCTATGATTTTGCAGGACACGCTGGTAATGGAGATTGGTCTATAGTTCAACGTTAAATGAGTGTCACCACTTTTATGCACTGGTATTATCATTCCCCGACGCCAGTCTTCTGGCAGAACTCAACTATTAAGTAATTGTTGgaatattgcagcaagaaatctgctcgagtgagccttcgtgtttttaagaattttgctgtttattccatcGAAACCAGCAGAGGAAGAAACCTTGATGGAAGAGATAATCTTTTCAATGCCAGCAGGAGATATCGCTATCGGTGACATGCTATTGAAGATGGATGTGGGAGGCGCGGGGGTTGTGTCTCCGTTGGTGAACACGCTTGCAAATGCGTTATTGAAGATAAGAGGACATTGGTTATCTCTAACAAAATTACCATTACGAACTTTCAGTTGGACCGATGGAGATTTTGGGTTTATAACTTTGTATGTATAACTTTGTATGTATAACTTTGTATGTATAACTTTGTATGTATTTTATAACTTTGTATGCGCTTTGGGGTTGTGCTTCAAGAGGTTAACGCTATAGAACATGCGTTTTGAAGTCACCAATGATTTGTATTTCCGGACACACTCTTGATATTTTGGCAGTGATGATGCAGACTTACAGCACTTAGCAAGCCTgtacagacgtttctttttacgggCGAGCAGTTTGATTTCATGATTGTACCATGGGGCATGACAATGTGTCTTGATGAGAATGGAGGGTATATAGGCTTCAATAAGTGCACTAATATTGGATTTGTATAAATACCAGTTTTCGTCGACTGTCCGTACTTCAAAAATTAGCGAGAAAGTTagccaacacacacacacacacaaatagagatacgatgatgagatggggctgatgccggccagcaggctgggcgctgccccagtgccacttgtacgtgatgagagatgatgatggatatgataaggggtccggtaatcaaagcagggtggagaggcctgttgatgacaagaagtcccagaggtgacgcagaccttggcgtgtatgagctggactggaccatgggcccagcaccttgcctatggtaaaggggcgatgatcgatcgcatgcagttcgtgctgcaatatcgcacgctcccgctggtagccAAGTTAGCCAAGTATTTGGTCGTAGTTACCCTTATCGTATAACCTTATGCGTTTGCACGAGGAACGACGGGGCACGCTGGGGACAGATATTGTGAAGTGTAGTACCTTGTGGCCTAGTTGTGTCATACCTTGTAGGCCTTGTGGCCACTCAAGGCGCATGGAGAAAATACAGAACCTACTATATCTGGGTCGTTAGTGAGGATTAGGTCTAGGATGTTTGATGAGGTGGGAGTTACACGGATGGATTCATGAACCACCTGATGAAGGTCAAACACATGACACAAATCAATGAAAGAACGCCCTTCACTACCAGAGGCTGACGTGGAGCTCCAATTAATTGAGGGGTAGTTGAAATCACCATGAAAGATAACCTTTGAATTTGGGAATTCGGGAAAAATATGATGTAGTGATTTGTGTAATTCTGGGATGAATGCATTGCTTGAGGGATTGCTCGAGAAGAAACTCTAAACAGGATTCTGGAGGAGGAAACCCGTGTGGCAAATGGCGTATAAGTGGGGAAACACGAAGAGTCTAAGGGTAGTTCACACCATTGCATTTTCATGGGTTATCGATGTGGCGCGGTGCACTGCGACACTTACccgaatataaaaaaaagggaagGCAACCAGCTGTTACTGACACCAGTAGGTGagtgcaacaaaaaaaaaaaaaacagcaagaaAGAAAAGGTAATGTTGTCTTCCATTATTCATTCAGATGACCAAAGTAGCACGGGGCAAGCTAGCTGGAATTATTTCCTCGCGTTAATTGCCTCCTGCGCGATGCCGTTCGACCTGTACGTTGCGTTGTCAACGACGGAAAATTGAATGCTTTCCGTAATTGCAGTAGGATCCTGTTCTACGTGACCGTCCCTAACAAGCTGCTTTATTCAGCCGGACGCTCCAGTGATTTTGCGTGCACaagctacacacacacactgcggTGCCCTGCCCTATTGCTCAGTGAGAACGGATGAGGGGGATGGTGATGGGGGAAGTACTTTTTTCAGAGgtccgtcaccagaccggtggagcgcaagatgaagacgaaggccttgcacctggtgggcagcgttcgaccaggGTCCGAGAATATTCGTATTGACGTCAACAACCAACGTCAGTATGCCCGAATAATCGATACATTGAAGTAAAGCTTAGTAAAGTCTCTCAGTCTCTCATAATTTTGTCTGGAAAGGGGAAAGAAACTTACTACTTGACTGCGTCAGCTAACTGTGAGTGATGCAATGATGTCGGATTAGTAATGCAAGTGGTTTTATGAACATGAAATAACTGATGTTCttaggctggaacaacatatagaagggacaaatacatacaaagcctcaacttgcctaagaaattaacgatgaaagatgaaagtcgctgaaaaggttagctagctgtaggactcgaacccacatcttctggattgccggtccagggctctaccaattgagctaagctaacacgccgaAGTGTTGAACAGCTTCAGCCATCGGGATTTCGTAAGATGATGTCATCAAGGGACAACTGGACGCACATTCCGTAGCTGTACCCTTTCTAGGAACCGCTTACAGAACGACCGATTCTGTCAGGGAAGCGATGTAAAAGGTAGCAGGGAAACTTCGTCTATATAGGGTCGGATAAAGAGCGTGGTAGAAAGGCACAGAAAAGCGGCGGACAAATCAACCACAGGACTGAAATAAGTCACACTTGCGGCACCTCACAAAAGAACGGAAACAAAAGGTTTCGTCTTCCAAAACCATTCTGCCGCACTCGACTCAGGCAGGGGAAACAAGAGGGGCGTATTGCGAGCGGTGGAAATAATGCTTTGTGTTGGGGGAATCGTGTGCAACAGCCGTTGCTCATAGCACCGAGGAAAAATTACTTTTCTACGTGTCTTCGTTCATGATGAACGTAGAAAGGACACGGAGAGATCCACAGTTGATGATGAAGCTGACAGAAACGAGAGTCATTCGtattggttctcgtaagcaATTGACCTCTCCCGTGACCGCCCCACCTGTCGTCATATCACAACCGGACTTTCTATTGCCCCGTTTACCGCCAAACGTGGAATGCACATCGATGCAGAGAGATCGCTCGGTAGTAGCACGCTATCACCACCACATCGATGCAAATAATCGTCTTGCACATTCATCCGGGACAACGTACATCTACACCGTCGACTCTCATAAGCATCGTTGTCTCGCCACATAAAAGCTCCAGTTAATATATCCGTACATACTGCTATTCAAAAGCACGCACCGCAATAAGAGACCCTCTACCCCATTGAACATCCGCCCCAAAGAACGAGTATTTGGCATAGACAACGAGCCAGACAGAGATAACTGGGCTCATGGAGCTGTGTGACACCCAGACGGGTCCACAACGAGGCATGCGTGAGCAGTCAACTTTCTGCTTACAATATACTTCAAGTAGCTCATTTCTCGTGCTTGAAAATCGGTTCCCTAGACTGAATCTGAGATGCAGCCTTCAATATCTGCATTCAATATATCGAGGCAGACGTTGGAGATGCAGTGTGCTCTTTTAAGTGCAACTCACTTCATCATCCATCTTCTTTCTGTCCTTCTGGGGTTGACGAGTCGAAAAACTACGACTACGCGTTGTCTGCCACCCTCTACAGAGAAAGGCTTTCAAAACGCCGTTTTCTCTCGTTTTCTGTTTTGCCGCGAATACGGTGCGTGAAATACATCTGGCGCCGTTATCGCATCACGCCGCTATTGGTTATGGACTACGCTGTCGTTTTGTGATGCCACTCGTGTTTCGGCATGTTTACCGATGTTTTCGGGAGACAATATGTACTAAACTATAGTGAAATACGGGGAGACAACAACGGGTACCAGAGTAGGGAGACTTCATTGGCAACGGTATCGAGAGAGACAGAAGACTGTCTATAGCAAGGGACGCTGTGGAGGCTACAGTATAGGGTCCACGACAAAGGAAACAAACGCTGCTCCTTCGCTGAAAGTATGTATCCCGGGGCAACGCAAGTACGTAGAGACACAGATGAGGACAGGACAAGTTTTCTCCCGCGCAGCGCCGAATAATCGCTCCAACTCTTCATTTCTGCTCACCTGCACAGACATCGTGCTACCATCCTAAGTGTCCGTAGCTACAGCTTTCATAGAGCGTTTTGCAAGAACGCGATGGTAACCAAGCATACGTTCTAGACTAAGGCAGTTGCAAAGTTAGACTAGAGGAGGTTCCTTTTATGCCAGTGTCTGGCCGGCTCCTGTCCACTCATTCGCACAAGAACCTGTTCCTATACATATAGGCAAACGAGCCGAAGTGAGCTCCATCTAGGAACAAGCAGAACACATAGAACCTCCCTATAGAGTCCCCGTtcctttttcgtgaattacttgttcCGATGTGAGGGTGCTTCACGCTCAAGCCTGACTCTAAACATGTGCATTAGGACGAAAAGGCGGCAAGAGTTTTATTCATCGCCACAGAGACCAATAACGGCAAGCGGTGTCGCCGGAGCGGAAGTGGCATACGCTACAGATTTATACCAGCTGCTGCGCCGCTCCAGATTTCCCTGACACCCTAACTGAAACTTTACACTAAAAGCCGCCTTGTGTCGTTAAAGCGTAACTTGCTAACTATGACAGCAGCTCTAAAACAAGGCTCACTTAACCATATGGGGGAGGTGGGGGGGGTAATAAGGAACGAATAAATTCAGtgggtttcttttttgtttgtttgtctgttttcaTACGTGTCGACATATGCACGGGCACGGGACCATTCTTTCTGGGATCCTTTTTTCcaggacaatttttttttttcttcaaagctATCTACCTCCACAATGGCGGTTCAAGcacgcacgtctgctttccttTCTGCAGACCCAGATGTGGTTGAGACTCGCTGTATTCTTTGGAAGAAAGGACTGCCATTGTGAAGGTATACGTGCGTACCGGTTCCATTAAGGAGATATATCACCACGGACGAGGCAGAAGTGTCCCAGCAAAACGTGTCATCCGGCAGTCCATATGGAATATGGACTGTATCCAATGTCAAAAGAAACCATCCGTCCAGCCGTGGTTGCCGATGTTCAAGAGCAGATCACGTTGAGTCCAAACAAAAGAATACGAAAGTCAAACTTGCCTCGAATGTTCTACTACCGTGTCGCGCGATATTTTTCAGTTTGTGCATTATCGAATCGTGTAACGTACGTGTGTCCACGAGTGCAGGTAAACGGTCCAAGTCCAACGTAAAATAATTTGACATACACACTTTCCATTCTCTTTGCAGGTTGTTTCTGGCGCAATGATGCGGGATACTTTTATGTGAGACATCCTTTATGTTCCCATATATATTTTGAGGCGTATGCAATGAATGATTCTAAATACTTTCTGCAAATTCCGCAAATCTACTGTCAGGTGCTGGTAAGTTGAAACAATTGCTCTAGGTCGAACTTGCCGAATGAAGAATATGCCCGATTCCGGCATTTCAATTTCGGCCTACGCCAGCGTATTCTAAGAGGGGCGCATTCTTCCTATGTCGGGCGCGTCGAGGAAACATTCTGCTGACACAGCCAACTCAGCAAATGGCGAAATGGAAAAGACATTATGAGAGCTGTACGCTACATGCGTCCGCCGAGCGAGCCCGTGTAGCGGCCGCGAATAGCACATCGTAAAAACGTGAAACACTAACCAACTCAGCACCGCATGTATTCCCTCCACAAAGACCAAATGAAAACATCTACCCACCGTGCTGTCAGAAGAAGGTAGCGAAAACAGGAAGTTGAGTGGAGAGCACTAACGATCAGCGAACAAGGATGGGGGTTGAACGATTCCTTGGATCGTTACTTCTTAAAGGGAGAGTTGTCAGCTGTCACCCTCGCTACTTAAAGACAACCGAGCAGAGCAGCTGAGCCATTTTCTCGCTGTTTGTTGGCGGCACGAGCAACCACTAACTGAAGAAACCTTCATTGTCACGGAATGTATGGCAAGGTGCACACAGCACAACACTTGTTTCTGTCACGAGTCACTAAAATTTTCGGTTCTTGCAGTTTTCAAATTTTGCACGACATACACTAAAGCTCTTTCAATAATGCACATGCTTTAATGCACGAGTTTGTAACGTTTCTTCAACTTTTGGACATCTTTTCGCGGATTTTCACCGGAATACCCTCCACAGTTAAGTCCATTGCTGAGGTAAATACATTGCGGATGTCATGGGGGTTCAATTGTCCCATACGAGGCGGGATAAATTGTCACATGCTTCAACTGGTAGAGCAACTGACAGCGCAAACTATACCCGCGAGAAAGTGCTTCAGTAGCTTTTTTTAGTACGTCTTTAAGATCGTGTAATAATTTAGTGACGCTTTTTACGTCTATAATGCGGGTCTACCAGCCAGTAATGGCTAGCTCGCATTAATCCTGTACAGCTAGGACAGACGTGGAAAAAAATGTAAGGCTTAAGATAATAGGTTCTTCTCTGATCGGTTAGTTTATTTCCCATGTGCACTTATTATGGTATTTCATTCGGTACCACCTCCACAATAAAGATAACGAGAAAATGCAGCTGACACAACCTGCCCCACTATACTGGGGCGTATTGTCACACTTGACGACCTCCGCACAAATCTCTTAAATAATAAATTATTCTTGAAAGCCAGCTTTAGTTTAATACGTATGTGCGTTGTGCAGCCAAAAGATGGCACTAAAATCCAGCGTtggtcagtgccgtgtatgccaaagggagtctggccattaggaggagccgaaaaaagaggctcgacctgtcaatcaaattgagcgtttttcattggctgctgttttctatgcttcgactcagcagtaaccgcgtttgttacCATTTTCTCCAATTTTtcggaaccccccccccccccccgccaaaaaaaaaaaaaggttatttcga
This genomic stretch from Ornithodoros turicata isolate Travis chromosome 9, ASM3712646v1, whole genome shotgun sequence harbors:
- the LOC135369049 gene encoding adenosine receptor A1-like, yielding MAEHQSTSFTMSPPNWTDFRNYLNVTVPEHVDIARDVYRHAIPVMLGACLTTMLFNLLILESVHWVRRSLSPTLCFSLSLSVANAYASLVVGVGLIVNSLLPTVYDVEPGLCISLTLEAFRLTGLIASVLHLLALAINHYIGILRPLHYAATVTKRTVGLAIASMWLLPLAFFFIYFCSVPGQGFQSRDCLYDFILCSPFRITLSGLFFFPLVMMTLIYGHIFIVVRRHQRGAGIAVSLPGQLRRSIKAMVTTLLILGTYLLGWVPAVIFYVLTCLDCALPIISLPLDVRLTFGILTNSLVLLKSLADPVIYVVRMPEIQSAFRLMWLSRCGLLQLPRAGSEMTRMQTRMTDTKRSFNGIGSTKSRSKR